A single Limanda limanda chromosome 19, fLimLim1.1, whole genome shotgun sequence DNA region contains:
- the LOC133026303 gene encoding serine/threonine-protein phosphatase 2A activator-like, producing MAETEQQKGSIPEDEAPEVTFMVPKKEISVVPDMSKWKRSQAYADYMGFVLALNEGVKGKKLTTEYTVSETVEKLLDLLETLDRWINETPPVDQPSRFGNKAYRIWYSKLDQEAEALVSALIPADKCAAAPEIAVYLKESVGNPTRIDYGTGHEAAFAAFLCCLSKVGALGADDRLAIVFRVFNRYLSVMRKLQRTYRMEPAGSQGVWGLDDFQFLPFIWGSSQFVDHLTLEPRHFIDERVVNEHQQEYIFLDCIKFINEMKTGPFAEHSNQLWNISAVPTWSTVNQGLIRMYKAECLEKFPVIQHFKFGSLLSIQPVNP from the coding sequence ATGGCGGAAACAGAGCAACAAAAAGGATCCATACCTGAGGATGAAGCACCTGAAGTCACCTTTATGGTGCCCAAGAAAGAAATCAGCGTGGTGCCTGACATGAGTAAATGGAAACGATCACAAGCATATGCTGATTATATGGGATTCGTTTTGGCATTGAATGAAGGTGTGAAAGGAAAGAAGCTCACAACTGAATATACAGTGTCTGAGACGGTGGAGAAGTTATTAGATCTTTTGGAGACTCTGGACCGATGGATCAACGAGACCCCTCCTGTTGATCAGCCGTCCCGCTTTGGTAACAAGGCCTACAGAATCTGGTACAGCAAACTAGACCAGGAAGCAGAGGCCTTGGTGTCAGCATTGATCCCCGCTGACAAATGTGCAGCAGCCCCAGAGATAGCCGTCTATCTGAAAGAGTCTGTGGGGAACCCCACCAGGATAGACTATGGAACAGGTCATGAAGCTGCTTTTGCTGCgttcctctgctgcctctctAAGGTCGGAGCTCTCGGAGCGGATGATCGCCTCGCTATTGTTTTTAGAGTTTTTAACAGGTACCTGTCAGTGatgaggaagctgcagaggacgTACAGAATGGAGCCAGCTGGAAGCCAAGGTGTGTGGGGACTGGATGACTTCCAGTTTCTGCCCTTCATATGGGGCAGCTCCCAGTTCGTTGATCACTTGACACTGGAGCCCCGTCACTTCATCGACGAGCGGGTTGTGAACGAGCATCAGCAAGAATATATTTTTCTGGACTGTATCAAGTTCATTAACGAGATGAAGACGGGTCCATTTGCTGAACACTCCAACCAGCTGTGGAACATCAGCGCTGTTCCTACCTGGTCCACAGTCAACCAGGGTCTGATCAGAATGTACAAGGCTGAGTGTTTAGAGAAGTTCCCTGTGATCCAACACTTTAAGTTCGGATCCCTGCTCTCCATCCAGCCGGTGAACCCATGA